GCTCTTTGATCGGAGGAACGGCGCGGCGGATCTTGCCCGTCTGCCTCGCCCGGTCAATGGCTATCCGTCCATTTTCAAGGGAAAAAGGACCGGCCGACGCGTGGCGCATCGACCGGTCAGGGGGCGTCGGGATCAGGCGCTTGTCTGTCGTTCGATGGCGGCGATGCGGAACCAGGGCAGCGCGTGATGGACGATCCAGCCGATGGTCGCGGCATAGAGGATGGTGCCCACCCCCACCGTGCCGCCCAGCAGCCAGCCGATCGCCAGTACGCCGATCTCTATGCCCGTGCGGACCCATTTGACCGGCCAGCCGTTGTGGCGGCACAGCCCCGTCATCAGCCCGTCGCGCGGCCCCGGTCCCATGCCCGCACCGATATAGGCCCCGCCCGCTATGCCGTTGAGGACGATCCCAGCGACCAGCCAGGCTGCGCGCAGCACGTAACCTTCGGGCGTCGGCAGGATCATCAGCGACAGGTCCACCGCAGTCCCGATCACCAGGATATTGGCGATCGTGCCAAAGCCCGGTCGCTGGCGCAGCGGCCACCACAGGAGCAGCACAAGTCCGCCGACCAGATTGACGGTCATGCCGAAGCTGAGGCCCAATTTGGGAGCAAGCCCCTGGTGCAGCACGTCCCAGGGATCGAGCCCCAGATGGGCGCGCAGCATCAGCGCCATGGAAAAGCCGTAGAGGGCAAGGCCCCATAGGAGCTGCCATAAACGAAGGGCGTGGTGGCGGTGCATCATGCCATGCTTCTTCCGCACAATTGGCCTTTTCAAAAAGGACCAATCGGGGATAAATGGCCTTCACCAACCGTCCTGATGGAATCTATGCCATGTCCACTTCGCTGCTCCGTCCGCCATCCCTGCTCCGCCTGCTCGGCGCCTGGCGCGCACAGGACAGCGCCGAACCCGCCTATCGCCAACTGGCGCAGGCGTTGCGGATGCTGGTGCTGGACGGGCGGGTGGGTCTGAACGTGCGGCTGCCGGGCGAACGCGAACTGGCCGCCGCGCTGGGCCTGTCGCGCACCACCGTGGCCGCGGCCTTCGATCGGCTGCGCGATGAGGGCTTTCTGGAAAGTCGGCAGGGGTCGGGCAGCGTCACCCGCCTGCCCCCGGGCCGGGCGGAAGCGCCCGTGGACGATCGCGATCTGAGCGGCAGCAGCGGCAACCTGCTCAACTGGACCCACGCCGCATTGCCCGCCGCGCCCGGCGTTGCGCGCGCCTATGCCCATGCGGTGGAGGCCTTGCCCGCCTATCTCAGCGACCTCGGCTACGATCCGCTGGGCATCATGGTGCTGCGCCGGGCGATCGCGGCCCATTATGAACGGCGCGGCTGCCCCACCAGCCCCGACCAGATCATGGTCACCAACGGCGCGCAGCAGGGCTTTTCGCTGTTGCTCAAATGGCTGGCCGGGCCGGGCGACCGGGTGGTGATCGACCATCCGACCTATCATAACGCGATCCAGGCGCTGCAACGCGCCCATGTCGTGCCGGTGCCGGTCGGCCTGCCCGCCCAAGGCTGGGATGTCGACGCGATGGAGGCGGCCTTCCGCCAGACCAGCCCGCGCTTCGCCTATGTCATCGCCGATTTCCACAATCCCACCGGGCGCAGCATGGACCCGGCCACGCGCCGCGCGCTGGTCGCGGCTGCCACGCGCAGCCACACGCCGTTGATCGTCGATGAAACGATGGTCGCGATGGGCCTCGACTTCGCGCCCCCCCGCCGGTCGCGTTGCACGACCTGTCCGGGCGTCAGGTCATCACTTTGGGATCGGCCAGCAAGATTTTCTGGGGCGGGCTGCGCGTCGGCTGGATTCGCGCCGATCCGCAAACGGTTGCGGCGCTCGGCCGGTTGCGCACGACGATGGACATGGCCAGCCCCGTGGTCGAACAGATTGCGGTCGCCCAGTTGATCGACGCGGATGTGGGACTTGGCGAACGGGCCGACCTGCTGCGCGCGCGGCGCGACCATCTGCTGGGCCTCATCGCGCGACGCCTGCCCCATTGGCGCGTCGAATCGCCTGCGGGCGGCCTCTCGCTCTGGGCCGAACTGCCCCGCGCGGAGGCGACGGCGCTCGCGGCGCTGGCGGAGAGTCTGGGCGTGCGCATCGCCGCAGGGCCGCGCTTCGGCGTCAGCGGCGCGTTCGAACGCTTCCTGCGTCTGCCCTTCACCCTGCCCGAGGATCAACTCGACATGGGCGTCGAGCGACTGGTCGAAGCCGACGCGCGGCTCCACGCCAGGATGCCCAAGGGCCGGGATTCGCTTGCCATGGCGCTGGACGCGGATCGTCTCATATAATGTTCCCGGCGAAGGCCGGGGTCCAGTTCCAGCGTCGGGCTGGACCCCGGCCTTCGCCGGGAAACAGCGATGATAAAAAAAGGCCGCGCGGATCGCTCCGCGCGGCCTTTTCAAAGCTCGAAAGAAACCGACCTCATTCGCTTTTCTTCGCCGCCTGATAGCGGGCGATCGCTTCCAGCGTGATCTGCTTGGCGTCGTCCGCCCCGCCCCAGGTGCCGACGCGGACCCACTTGGTCTTTTCCAAGTCCTTATAATGGGTGAAGAAATGCTCGATCTGCTCCATCACGATGCCGGGCAGGTCGTCCTTCTCGCTGATGTCCGCATAATAGGGGAAGGTCTTGTTGTCGGGCACGCAGACCAGCTTTTCGTCGCCGCCCGCTTCGTCTTCCAGGTTCAGCACCGCGATCGGGCGCGCGCGCACGACCGAGCCGGGCACGAAGGGCGAGCGCGCGATGACCAGCGCGTCCAGCGGATCGCCATCGGGCGACAGCGTGTGCGGCACGAATCCATAGTTTGCGGGATAGCGCATCGGCGTGTGCAAAATGCGGTCCACGAACAGCGCGCCGCTGGCCTTGTCGAATTCATATTTCACCGGCTCGCCGCCGACCGGCACTTCGATGATGACGTTCAGGCTGTTGGGCGGATCGTCGCCGACCGGGATCAGTTCGATATTCATGGAAACGCCTTCTGATTCATGTTGCGTTGCGGATACATCACGTTCTGGGCTTCAGCAGCTTGTCGAGGCTGCCCTCACCCTCCCCGGTCTTGTCGAGGCGCGGATAGCGCAGCCCGCCCGAATAATCGAGAGTCAAAGTGCGATAATACTTGTCTTGTTTCAGGATAATCTGGATCGGCGTCTTGGCCTTGATCGCCGCTTTCCATGCGTCGCCCGAAAATTCGTCGCCATTGACCGCCAATATCTTCGCGCCCGTCACCAGGCCCGCCTTGAACGCCGCGCTGTCCCAGATGACCCCGCTGACTTCGCCGTCATTCTTGACGATCGCGCCGATCCCGAAACTCTGGTCGACCATCTTGTTCGCGCCCTCGGCCGCCTTGGTGATTGCGCCCGGCTCCTCGCCATAGACAAGGCTGTAGCCGCCCAGGATGAAGCCGCCCTTGGGCGTCTCCTTCGTGGTCGAATCGACATATTTCCCGAAGAAGCCCGCCCAGTCATAGGGCGCGATGGCGTTCAGCGTCTTGATGACATCGTCGCGATTATAGACGACCTGCCCCCAGTCGCCCGGCTTGATGCCGAAGAACGCCTTGGCGAAATCATCCAGCCCCTTCTTGCCGCGCGTCGCCTTGGCGATGATCGCGTCGGCCTCCAGCCAGATCATCAGCCCTTCATTGTAATAATCTTCCGACCGCTGCCAGCTGGCCCAGCCCTTGGGCCGACGGGCGGAGATGATGGGATCGTGCGTGGTGTCCTCCATCGGCCGCCACTGGCGACCCACGGCCGTGTCCAGCTTGGCCGCGATCTGGGCATAGGCGTCCAGCGTCTCGGCCTTGCTGAACAGGCCGGACCGCGCGCCCAGCACATAGCCCCAGAACTGCGTCTGCCCTTCATAGACCCACAGCAGGTTATCCTGCATCGGCACGTTGAAATCGGGCGTCCACAGCAGGTCGGGGCGACGGAACTTGCCGTCCCAGCTATGGGTGAACTCGTGCGGCAGCAGGTTGCGGTCCAGCAGCGCCTCGCCCTTGTCCCAACTCTTGAAATAGCCCGGCTCGACCTGATTCTCGGAACTGCGATGATGTTCCAGGCCAATGCCGCCCATCTCGTCGGTGATGGCGAGCAGGAAGTCGTAGTGATTGAAATGATAGGCGCCGAACAGCGACCCAGCCTCGGCCACCAGCTTCTTGTGCTTGGCGATCTGCTCCGCCTTGAAATCCAACTCATCGGCATCGTCCGCGACCAGGTTCAGCGTCACATTTTGCCCCAAGTCCACTGCCTTGAAATGCGTGCCTGCAAAGACGGGCGAATCCTGCAACGCTTCATAGTCGATCGTTTCATAGGCGACGGCATTGCCCGTCTTCGTGCCGCGCAGCGCGGTCGCGGCCTGCCAGCCGGTGGGATAGGTCACGGTCGCCTGGACCGGGATCTGGCGCGTATAATAGCCCGCCGGATAGAGCGACACGCTTTCCCACTGGATGTTCAGCATCTTGGGCGTCACGACGACCCGGCCCTGCGCGGGCTGGGTGGCGGACAGGAACTGGAATTGCGCCACGACTTCGGTCACGCCCTGCGGCACGTCGAGGATGAAGGCGAAGACGTTCAGCGGGTCGCGCTTCCACGCCAGCGTCTGGCCGTTGGCGGTGAAGGTCAGGCCGCTCAGCTTCTCGATCTGCCCGCGCGGCGCATGATTGCCGGGCAGCCAGGCGGGCATCATCAGCGTGAGCGGCCCCGCGGTGGCGACCGGGATCGTCTCCTTCACGCGAAAGATGCGCTGCACCGTGTCGCTAGCATCGACCTCCAGCTTGATCGTCCCGCCAGGATAGGGAATGTCCTTTGGTGCAGGCGCGCCGCTGTCCACGGGCAGGGCGGTTGGCTTTGACCGGATCGCGTCCTGCGCGAAAAGCGGGCTGGCGATGGCCGTTGAAAGACAAAGGGCGGCAGCAATGCTGCGGATCATGGAGGTCTCCGAAAATGCAGGGGGGCCGGGCGGCCCGATTGCCTTTAGCATGGCAAGGCGTCGCAGCGCCGTCCACCCCCTGATGGACAGCTGTAAAAAGCGCGTTTCCATAGGGGTGATTTGCCGTTAAAGGCCCGGCCCCATGGCGAGACAAGAAACCCCGCGTCCCGTACGCGGCACACAAGACATGCTGGGCGGCACCGCAGACGCGTTTCAGGAGCGGTTCGCCCATGTGGTCGCGACCTTCGACCGGGTGCGCAAACTCTATGGATTCCAGCGGGTCGAAGTCCCCGTCTTCGAATCCACCGCCGTCTTCGCGCGGTCGCTCGGCGAAAGCACCGACGTTGTCTCCAAGGAGATGTACACGTTCGAGGATCGCGGTGGCGACAGCATCACCCTGCGCCCCGAATTCACCGCCGGGATCAGCCGCGCGTACGTCACCGAGGGCTGGCAGCAATATGCGCCCTTGAAGGTCGCGACGCACGGCCCGCTCTTCCGCTACGAACGCCCGCAAAAGGGCCGCTTCCGCCAGTTCCACCAGCTCGACGCCGAAATCATCGGCGCGGCCGAGCCGGGCGCGGACGTCGAACTGCTGGTCATGGCCGACCAGTTGCTCAAGGAACTGGGCGTAGCCGATGGGGTAACGCTCACCCTCAACACGCTGGGCGACGGGCCGAGCCGCGACGCCTGGCGCGCGGCGCTGATCGCCCATTTCGAGGCGCATCGCGACCAGCTGTCGGAAGAAAGCCTGGATCGTTTGCAGCGCAACCCGCTGCGCATCCTCGACAGCAAAGACCCCCGCGACCGCCCGATCGCCGACAGCGCGCCGGACATCGACGCCTACCTCACCGACGAAGCGCGCAGCTTCTTCGAAAAGGTGACGAGCGGCCTGGATGCCGCAGGCGTGGCGTGGGAGCGCAACGCCCGGCTGGTGCGCGGCCTCGACTATTATCGCCATACCGCGTTCGAATTCATCACCGACCGGCTGGGCGCGCAGGGCACCGTGCTGGGCGGCGGGCGCTACGATGGGCTGATCGAAAATCTGGGTGGTCCCTCGACCCCGGCGGTCGGCTGGGCGGCCGGGATCGAGCGGCTGGCGATGCTGGTGGATGCGCCGGAGAAGGAACCTCTTGGCGTAGTTTTCGCAGTGGAGGACGATCTTGCTTTGCCAGAAGCTCAACGGCTCATAGCAAAGATTCGTCGGCGAAATATTTCGGCTGACATGGTTGCGACTGGGTCGCCGCGTAAGCGTTACGACAAAGCTGCGAAGTTTGATGCGTCAGTGCTGGTTTCGATACGGTGGCAGGATGGGAATCCGTTCGTTTCACAACCGTCTTCTAAGTCAAATAGCCCGATCCTTGATGATGTTTGGGCTATCATACTTGAAACGGACCCCGCAGACTGATGCACATTTCCGCTAATCGCGCCTCCCCACCTCCGTTCGCCCTGAGCCTGTCGAAGGGCCTTACTTCTTTTGACGAAGGAAGGGGCTTCGACAGGCTCAGCCCGAACGGCCTAAAGGTGCGCGCCTAATGCACATATCCCCCGAACGCATCGCGCAGATCGAGGCGCGCCGGGACGAGGTGCAGGCGTCGATGACGCGCGCCGACCTCGCGCCCGAAGCGTTCGTGAAGCTGTCAAAGGAATATGCGGAGATCGAGCCGGTCGCGAGAGCCGCGCATGAAGTGCGCCGCCTGCGGCAGGAACTGGCCGCGCTGGACGTGATGGCGGGCGGCGGCGACGATCCCGACGCCGATCCCCTCATGCGCGAAATGGCGCAGGAGGAAATGCAGATCCTCAAAAGCCAGCTGCCCGCCGCCGAACGGGCGTTGGCGTTGCAT
This window of the Sphingobium sp. CR2-8 genome carries:
- the yczE gene encoding membrane protein YczE, with protein sequence MMHRHHALRLWQLLWGLALYGFSMALMLRAHLGLDPWDVLHQGLAPKLGLSFGMTVNLVGGLVLLLWWPLRQRPGFGTIANILVIGTAVDLSLMILPTPEGYVLRAAWLVAGIVLNGIAGGAYIGAGMGPGPRDGLMTGLCRHNGWPVKWVRTGIEIGVLAIGWLLGGTVGVGTILYAATIGWIVHHALPWFRIAAIERQTSA
- a CDS encoding aminotransferase-like domain-containing protein, with the translated sequence MSTSLLRPPSLLRLLGAWRAQDSAEPAYRQLAQALRMLVLDGRVGLNVRLPGERELAAALGLSRTTVAAAFDRLRDEGFLESRQGSGSVTRLPPGRAEAPVDDRDLSGSSGNLLNWTHAALPAAPGVARAYAHAVEALPAYLSDLGYDPLGIMVLRRAIAAHYERRGCPTSPDQIMVTNGAQQGFSLLLKWLAGPGDRVVIDHPTYHNAIQALQRAHVVPVPVGLPAQGWDVDAMEAAFRQTSPRFAYVIADFHNPTGRSMDPATRRALVAAATRSHTPLIVDETMVAMGLDFAPPRRSRCTTCPGVRSSLWDRPARFSGAGCASAGFAPIRKRLRRSAGCARRWTWPAPWSNRLRSPS
- a CDS encoding aminotransferase class I/II-fold pyridoxal phosphate-dependent enzyme yields the protein MRVGWIRADPQTVAALGRLRTTMDMASPVVEQIAVAQLIDADVGLGERADLLRARRDHLLGLIARRLPHWRVESPAGGLSLWAELPRAEATALAALAESLGVRIAAGPRFGVSGAFERFLRLPFTLPEDQLDMGVERLVEADARLHARMPKGRDSLAMALDADRLI
- the ppa gene encoding inorganic diphosphatase, yielding MNIELIPVGDDPPNSLNVIIEVPVGGEPVKYEFDKASGALFVDRILHTPMRYPANYGFVPHTLSPDGDPLDALVIARSPFVPGSVVRARPIAVLNLEDEAGGDEKLVCVPDNKTFPYYADISEKDDLPGIVMEQIEHFFTHYKDLEKTKWVRVGTWGGADDAKQITLEAIARYQAAKKSE
- a CDS encoding M61 family metallopeptidase; the encoded protein is MIRSIAAALCLSTAIASPLFAQDAIRSKPTALPVDSGAPAPKDIPYPGGTIKLEVDASDTVQRIFRVKETIPVATAGPLTLMMPAWLPGNHAPRGQIEKLSGLTFTANGQTLAWKRDPLNVFAFILDVPQGVTEVVAQFQFLSATQPAQGRVVVTPKMLNIQWESVSLYPAGYYTRQIPVQATVTYPTGWQAATALRGTKTGNAVAYETIDYEALQDSPVFAGTHFKAVDLGQNVTLNLVADDADELDFKAEQIAKHKKLVAEAGSLFGAYHFNHYDFLLAITDEMGGIGLEHHRSSENQVEPGYFKSWDKGEALLDRNLLPHEFTHSWDGKFRRPDLLWTPDFNVPMQDNLLWVYEGQTQFWGYVLGARSGLFSKAETLDAYAQIAAKLDTAVGRQWRPMEDTTHDPIISARRPKGWASWQRSEDYYNEGLMIWLEADAIIAKATRGKKGLDDFAKAFFGIKPGDWGQVVYNRDDVIKTLNAIAPYDWAGFFGKYVDSTTKETPKGGFILGGYSLVYGEEPGAITKAAEGANKMVDQSFGIGAIVKNDGEVSGVIWDSAAFKAGLVTGAKILAVNGDEFSGDAWKAAIKAKTPIQIILKQDKYYRTLTLDYSGGLRYPRLDKTGEGEGSLDKLLKPRT
- the hisS gene encoding histidine--tRNA ligase, encoding MARQETPRPVRGTQDMLGGTADAFQERFAHVVATFDRVRKLYGFQRVEVPVFESTAVFARSLGESTDVVSKEMYTFEDRGGDSITLRPEFTAGISRAYVTEGWQQYAPLKVATHGPLFRYERPQKGRFRQFHQLDAEIIGAAEPGADVELLVMADQLLKELGVADGVTLTLNTLGDGPSRDAWRAALIAHFEAHRDQLSEESLDRLQRNPLRILDSKDPRDRPIADSAPDIDAYLTDEARSFFEKVTSGLDAAGVAWERNARLVRGLDYYRHTAFEFITDRLGAQGTVLGGGRYDGLIENLGGPSTPAVGWAAGIERLAMLVDAPEKEPLGVVFAVEDDLALPEAQRLIAKIRRRNISADMVATGSPRKRYDKAAKFDASVLVSIRWQDGNPFVSQPSSKSNSPILDDVWAIILETDPAD